A portion of the Lolium rigidum isolate FL_2022 chromosome 1, APGP_CSIRO_Lrig_0.1, whole genome shotgun sequence genome contains these proteins:
- the LOC124682485 gene encoding DCN1-like protein 4 isoform X1, translating into MRRSSKKSSSSAAAGEEQVNEKPNRKRKGVSTNLTSGKAQRGPTKAVSKEVERIDQLFYTYADSSSGMIDPEGIETLCSHLDVPHTDVRILMLAWKMGCEKQGYFTLDEWRTGMKALRADSISKLKKAFPELTQEVTRPTNFQDFYQFAFRYCLTEDKKKCIEIPVACELLNLVLGLQFRPQVEKLINYLKYQNEYKVINMDQWMGFLRFCNEINFPSLDNYDEDQAWPLILDNFVEWLRANKN; encoded by the exons ATGAGGCGCTCCTCCAAGAAGTCGTCGTCGTCCGCCGCGGCCG GTGAGGAACAagtaaatgaaaaaccaaacagaaaaagaaaaggagtcaGTACAAATCTGACCAGCGGGAAAGCACAACGTG GTCCCACTAAAGCTGTTTCCAAGGAAGTAGAACGGATTGACCAACTTTTCTATACTTATGCCGACAGCTCATCCGGCATGATTGA CCCAGAAGGCATTGAAACACTTTGCTCTCATCTTGATGTTCCCCATACCGATGTTCGGATTCTGATGTTAGCATG GAAAATGGGCTGTGAAAAGCAAGGTTATTTTACTCTG GATGAGTGGAGAACTGGCATGAAAGCTCTGCGAGCTGATAGTATTAGTAAGCTGAAGAAGGCGTTCCCGGAACTGACACAAGAA GTTACAAGGCCTACTAATTTCCAGGATTTCTATCAGTTTGCTTTCCGTTATTGCCTCACAG AGGATAAGAAGAAGTGTATTGAAATACCAGTTGCTTGTGAGTTGCTGAATCTAGTATTAGGCTTGCAGTTCCGCCCCCAAGTCGAGAAACTTATTAATTACCTCAAG TACCAAAACGAGTACAAGGTTATAAACATGGATCAGTGGATGGGATTTCTTCGGTTCTGCAATGAG ATAAACTTCCCATCGCTTGACAATTATGATGAAGACCAAGCCTGGCCTTTAATTTTAGACAACTTCGTTGAATGGTTAAGAGCAAATAAAAATTAG
- the LOC124682485 gene encoding DCN1-like protein 4 isoform X2, producing the protein MRRSSKKSSSSAAAGPTKAVSKEVERIDQLFYTYADSSSGMIDPEGIETLCSHLDVPHTDVRILMLAWKMGCEKQGYFTLDEWRTGMKALRADSISKLKKAFPELTQEVTRPTNFQDFYQFAFRYCLTEDKKKCIEIPVACELLNLVLGLQFRPQVEKLINYLKYQNEYKVINMDQWMGFLRFCNEINFPSLDNYDEDQAWPLILDNFVEWLRANKN; encoded by the exons ATGAGGCGCTCCTCCAAGAAGTCGTCGTCGTCCGCCGCGGCCG GTCCCACTAAAGCTGTTTCCAAGGAAGTAGAACGGATTGACCAACTTTTCTATACTTATGCCGACAGCTCATCCGGCATGATTGA CCCAGAAGGCATTGAAACACTTTGCTCTCATCTTGATGTTCCCCATACCGATGTTCGGATTCTGATGTTAGCATG GAAAATGGGCTGTGAAAAGCAAGGTTATTTTACTCTG GATGAGTGGAGAACTGGCATGAAAGCTCTGCGAGCTGATAGTATTAGTAAGCTGAAGAAGGCGTTCCCGGAACTGACACAAGAA GTTACAAGGCCTACTAATTTCCAGGATTTCTATCAGTTTGCTTTCCGTTATTGCCTCACAG AGGATAAGAAGAAGTGTATTGAAATACCAGTTGCTTGTGAGTTGCTGAATCTAGTATTAGGCTTGCAGTTCCGCCCCCAAGTCGAGAAACTTATTAATTACCTCAAG TACCAAAACGAGTACAAGGTTATAAACATGGATCAGTGGATGGGATTTCTTCGGTTCTGCAATGAG ATAAACTTCCCATCGCTTGACAATTATGATGAAGACCAAGCCTGGCCTTTAATTTTAGACAACTTCGTTGAATGGTTAAGAGCAAATAAAAATTAG